TCAACTGCTCACGCACCCAATCGGCCTGATGCTTGACATAGGTGCCGGCGCCGGCAATCGGCATGCCCAGCTCATCGCGCAAAAAGCGCGTGACTCCAACCACGTGGGTGGCATCGCCGAAGACAAAGGCCGGCTTGCCGGAAAAGCTATCCATATCAGCGGTACGGGCGAACCAGGGCACAGCAGATGGTGCCGACATACCGTCGAGTGAGAAGGCGGTCAGCGGTGGCATTGGCACATCGGCCCCGGCCTGGGCCAGTAGCTCACGGAGACGTTCGATCCAGCGTAGCGTGGGTTGGACACCAATCGGTGCATCGAGGAGGGCCGGCACCCCAAACTGCTCTTCGAGATAGATGGCAGCACGCAGACCAAGCTCGCGGTAGGGAGCAATCGTGAGCCATGCCGCCGGCAAACGGCGCAGATCGGCGATACTCGCGCCCCAGGGTGCAACCACGTTCACCTCAAGCCCTAACGTCTTCAGCATACGCCGGAGACTGATCAGGTCGTGGCGGGCGTGAAAACCGAGTGACGCCGGGCCGAGGATATTCACTGTCGGACGTTCGGTGCGGGGCTGCGGTTTAGCAAAGCGCTTCACCAGATCGGTAAACAGACTCTCGGCGGCAACTATCTCTTGCATACGGTAGGGATTGGCATCGTACACCATCACCTCGCACTGCAAGCCGGCATGCTGAGCCGCGATTTCAAGATTCTCTTGCAACAAAATGGTGGAACACGAGGCAACCACGACAATCAGATCGGGGTGGACTCGTTCTTCCACCTGACGCAGCGTATCGGGCAGCCGGATCGTGCCGCGCGCAAGGTCGGTACCGCTGACCACGCTGGTCGTCATGGCCGGAAAATTGGGTGTGCGGTCGAGCATCGCAAAGATGGCATTGACATAATCATCACCCTGGGGGGCGTGAAAGACGGCGTGCACATTCCGCATACTGTTGGCGATCCGGCCCACACCGTGGTGAGCAGTCCCTTCATACATCCAGTAAGCCAGCCGCATGAATCGTCTCCTCTAGGATTGCAAAGAGATAACACCACCGGACGAACCGGGCATCATACCGGTCAGCCAGATCGGATCGGAGCCGAGTGGATCGAGACGGGCATGGCGTTGCAGAGCGCGGGTAAAGGATGTCACCAGATTATTGACGCCGGCCCAGCCGTGAATGGGGAGAAAACAATATTCAGTACCCCACTTGGCAACCGTTCCCTGACCGACCAGCGGATTGGTGGTGATGATGTTGGAAATAATCAGATCGGGCTTTGTCTCGGTAATTGTGCGCAACTGGCGATGGAAATTGGCCTGTTCGACGAGACGGACTCCATCGAGTGCCGCCAGCTCGGCGGCGTGGAAGCGGCGATTGATGTAGGGGGTAGAGCACTCGACAACTTCGGCTCCACACGCCTTGAGAAAACGAGCCAGTGGCAATTCCATCAGCGTATCACTGGCGAAGAAAATCTTCTTACCGCGCAGCAGATCGGTATGATGTTTAATCCGCTCCCAGGCTGCCGCCTCGCGCTCACTCAGATCGACCTGCATCCCAAACTGAGCTGCCAAATCTTCCCAGAAGCGACGGGTTCCATCAGGGCCGAAGGGGAACAACGAAGAGAGCACCGTGCAGCCACGTTCATTGCGCAATTGGGTCGCGGTCTTGTGCAGATAGGGTTGGAGCGGGGCAATGACAGTCCCCGGTCCAATTGGTGGCAACTCGGTGAAATGGCTGGCGGGCAAGAAACCGGCGACCGGAATGCCCAGGCGTGCCGCTTCGAGCGAAAAGTCATCGGCAATCGCATCATTGACCGAGCCAAGGAAAACCACCCGCTTATCGTCCGGTGGTGCCGGTGGGCAGAAGGGGATCAGCGCCTGCAACACCGAATCCTCGCTCTGCGAAAACGTATAATCGAGGCCAGAGGCCGGCACAAACAGCACCGGCACTTCCGGTGTGCTGACCGAAGCTGCCAGTCCTTCAAACTCAACCTTCATCACTTCAGGCGTACACGACGAGAGCAGAAAGATCACGGAGGGATGGTGCTCGCGCTTGATCTCCTCGATCTGGGCCGAGATGTCGGGTTGTGATGAACTCAGGTCAGACTCTTCGAGCAGTGAGACCGCAAAACGTGGTCGGGCGAAGATCATCACGCCGAGCGTATTTTGCAGCAGATGAGCGCAGGTATGGGTGCCGAGGATGAGGAAGAAGCTGTCTTTGATCTTCTGATAGAGCCAGCCGACACTGACCAGGCCGCAGAACGAGTGGTAAATACCATCCTCACGGATGGGAGTCGCTTTTGACTGCATAGCGCCTCCTCGCAGATTGTAGTACCCATTTGGAACTACCGGATTTAGAAACATTTTAGCATAAAAAGCAAGAAGGTGAAGTATAAACAAATTTGGTGCAAAAGCCGTGCAAGGGAGGGGAGGATGCGATGACAGCGTGCAGAGGTGAATGCTTTTTCCTATCTTCAGTCAGACTTATGCATGAGTATAGAGCCTAGTGATGTCTTGGGTGTCCTCAGCTCCGACTCCTCGCTCGTGTATCTTCGGGATCGGACAGCATGCGAGTGTACGCAGGAGATAGGGCTTGGGGGCGATCTGGAATATCCAAACCCGCACGGCGGGAGAGGTCAACCAGCGGGCTGTGCCAGGGTGGCTTGGTGCAGTAGAAGTTGCGTTAGCTCGTATTTTCTTTCCACCCCTGAGCTGCTGAAGGGAGGTGATGTTTGCATATCAAGCAGAGTATCATTCCACTGAACGCACTTGCATCAGAGGAATGTCTAAGCACTGCCTGCATTACCGAACCAGTGCTATGGATGGATATCGACAACGCGGGTCAGGTTGATAATGGCAGGCAGAAAGAGTGAAATGAGACAGATGTTCAATTTACCTGCAAAACTCTTTGCACTTTTTTTGTCCATGCTTGCTGTCCATGGCGTATGAGTGCGCTATTTGATCAAAAATGTGTTGACCATTGCCGGTATCCATGCTAGAATAGGCGCGATTACCACAGAATCCTGATCACTGCCTTGGGGCGGAAGTAGAAGGAAGGACAGGTCATGGCGGATCCCGACAGCATCTTGCAACTTGGTATTGAGGCGGCGCGGAAAGGGGAGAAAGACGAAGCGCGTAGGCTCTTCCGCCTGTTGACCCGTGAACATCCAGAGAATATTCAAGGATGGCTCTGGCTTGCCGGTGTGGCAGCGGATCGCGAAGAGCGGCAAGCTGCACTCGAACAGGTGTTACGCCTCGATCCGCAAAATGAGATGGCTAAAAAGGGATTGCAGGCTCTGGGTGTGACACCAAAAGCAGCTCCGCCGCCGGCACCGCCATCACCACCACCATCCCCGGCACCAGCTCCCGTATCAACGATGCCCGATATTGACGAAGACGATCCGTTCGCCCAGCTTGATGCGCTGTCTGAGGTGATGGCGACCGATGCCGGCCCGGTGCGACGCGATCCGGCAACACCACGACCGGAGACGACAAGTGAGAGTGAGTCGCCTGCATCGACCTCTGCACCGCCGCCCCGTCCGTCACGTGCTGCTGAACCACCACGAACAAGTCGTCCCAGCACCAGTTGGGCACGGGGCAGTAGCAGTAGCAAGCCGGCGAAACCGGCCCGTAGCGGAGGCTTGTTTGGTGGCCTTTTCCGTCGCTCAGGGCCACCACCGCAGAGGGGAGATGATATGGACGAAGAGACGGTGCCGGCAAAGCGTGGCCTGACCCCATTGACGTTGGTGCTCCTGGCAGTGCTGCTGATCAGTTGTATCGGTCTTGGCTTCATCTTTTTGTCGCAGCGCAATCAGGTGGCGACACCTTCTCCAGCTCAGGCTACATCACAGGCGGCGACCAGTATTGCGGCCACAACCGAGGCATCGCTGGCACCGACAACACCGACCGAACCCCAGCCTGAACCAACTACGGCACCGACTGAGGAACCGACACCGGAACCAACACCGGAGCCGACACTAGAGCCGATTCCACCAACGCCCGATCCGGCGCTGGCGAACCCGACACTGGTGAGTCCTGGTACGGAGCTGACCAGTAATGGATGGGCTTACGATTTCAATCAGCCAACCTATGCAGCACCGATTATTGGTCCACTCAATGGGATTACTCCCAACAACGGTCGCTTCGTGGTTGTGCTGGTGTTTGTCCGTAACACGACCGGTCAGGATCAGCCGGTACCGCTGGACTTCTTCGTCCTGAAGGATGCCCAGGGTCGGGTGTGGACACCGCGCCTCGATGCGTCTGATGCGTACCTTATCCGGGGGATCAATGCCGACTTGAGCCATAGCGAGCCGGTGCCTGCTGACGGTTTTGTGCGCAGTGTGGCAATTCTGTTTGATGTCGCCCCCGATGCGACTGATCTGGTCTTCTTTGCGCGCAGCAATCCCGATCAAGGCTGGCTGGTCTTACCTCGCGTGTAGTTGCGTCGTGTTCGGGGAGGATGGGTGGGGGATTTGACTCCTGACGATCTTGAGCAATGGCTGACCCGCGGCGCGTTAGCAGCGCGCCGCGGTGATTTTGTGATGGCCCGGCGTATCTTTCGGGCTTTGAGTCGCCGGGCGCCTGCTGAGCGGCGGGTGTGGATTGGGCTGGCACGGGTGGCCGAGAGTGCTGCCGAGCGGGAAGAGGCTTTGCGTCGTGCTGGAGTTGCTAATGCTGTGCTCCAACCCCTGCCCCCCGACCTGCACCAGCGCGCTGGTGCAGCGTTGCATCCCACTCAACAGTCTTTACCTGTAGCGTCATCGCTGAATATTGACGCAATTCCACCCTCTCCTTCGGTGTCGGATACTGCTGTGATGCAACCGCAGCAAGTTGTCTCGCCGCAGACTCTTCCTCAACCACAAGCTGTCACGCCGGTTACAGACCAGCAGACCCGCTGGCGCGGCTGGTGGTTGCTGGTCGTCCTGCTGGTGTTGGGTGGATGGTTGATAGTCATGCTTGCCGGGCAACTGTTCGAGGCAGCGCCATCCGTTGCTACACCGCCGACGCAGTCGGCCATTGGCCCCCTACCATCACCATTGTCGGTGCAGACGATAGCAGTTACGGTACCGGTGCCGACACCATCACCGCCACCGCCGACACCACTGCCGCTACCTTCCCCTTCGCCGGTGCCGGATACCAATCCCTTCGGTCAGTTTGTGGCCTACGATGGCTGGCAGATCAGTCTGTTGCGACCGGATGATGTAGTGGTGGTCGATGGTGCGTTGGGCTTGCTCCAATCCGATGGTCGGTTGTTAATTGCCTTGATCGCAGTGAGTAATGAAGCGTCGCGTGAGCGCACGCTGCCGTCCGGTCTGTTTACCATCGAAGACGATACAGGTCAACGCTACTATCCTCTGCCAGGTGCTTCGCTGCGCTACCTTGATCAGTTTGGCCGCGGTCTGTACGGTGACCTGGCCCTGGAAGACCAGTTCACGGCCCAAAGTGGCTTGCGGAGTGTCCCTCTCGTGTTTGAATTGCCGCGCCAGCGGACACCGGTGCGGTTGTGGGTGGGAGACAAGGGCTGGCAGTTGCGGTGAATACGTCACCAGTGCGCTCTCCAGGATGACTTCCTTCCGGCGCTGTCGGGTAGCGTCGAGCTGATGGTTGGGATAGCGTGAGTGGCTTGCGCTGTTTTTAGAGGTACTATGCGACACGCCCCCACCCTGGCCCGCCCCCGCTGGGCTATGCATTACCCACATGTCACGCTGCGTTAGTGGGCTGCAAGCGCTCCCCGTGGCGCGGGCTTCCAGCCCGCGCGCAGGCATCATCGCCACCGCCATCAGGGGTTGGCCGTGGCCGTTGGTGCACAGGCACGAACTTATTGCAACAACACGTCTACGCGCAGGGATCGCATGCATGCCTGACCGACTCGATGATCGAAACAAGCACATCCAGCATCCCTGTGACCAGGATGGGTAACGGTGGGACACGCGCCGGATCGTAAGCACGGCTGGCGCGGCAGCGTAGCTGCTGCAATCCAAACGTCGCGACACGTGTATGACAGGCGGGTAAGGCAACCCATCGAGCGCGTGATGGCATAACCGGAGTTGCCCTCTGCCAACGAGTCAGGAGCCGGGTAGGCTGTCGGTGGTGATGGGCAGGCGTGCAGGTGCCCGTGCGACCGTCTGGTAGCACGACAGCACAGCGTTTATGAAATAAGTTCTAATCATCAGCACCCCCTTCCCAACCTATTTCCTCTCCTCTCTTCTACAATCATGCCGCCCCCCCCCTTTCCTCCAACCTATTTTCTATCTTCTATTTTTCTATCTTCTATCTCCTACCTTCTACAACCATCTCCCTCCCAACCTATTTCCTCTCTCCTCTCTTCTACAATCATGCCGCCAACCCCTTTCCTCCAACCTATTTTCTATCTTCTATCTCCTACCTTCTACAACCATCCCCCTTCCCAACTATTTCCTCTCTCCTCTCTTCTACAATCGGCCCCTTCTTCTCAACCTATTTTCTACCTCCTATCTCCTATCTTCTCATCAAACGGTCTAGTACTGCCGGCCCCAACGCAGCGGCAACATGATCGGCTAACCGGTCAAAGGGATCGGCTCTTGCCACGGGTGTGGTGGGTGGTTGCCAGCCTAACCGGCGAAGCCAGCCCCGCCGGAATGTGTCATTGGCGAAAATGCCGTGCAGGTAACATCCCCAGACCCGGCCATCAGAGCTGATGCAACCATCGTCGGCGCTCGTGGGAGTGTTGCCGCGCTGGATGATGCGCAGGAATGCCGGCGCTTCGCCGCGTCGGTAACTTTGCCCCATATGGATTTCATAGCCTTGCAGTGGCTCATTGCCGGCCCAGGGAACCTGAGCGCAGGCAATGGTCTGGGTTGTTTGTTTGGCAGTGGTGAAGATGGTTTCGATGGGCAGTAAGCCCAGACCGGCGGCCTCACCGCCACTCCCTTCAACCGCCAGTGGATCGCTGATCCGTTCACCCAACAGTTGATAACCGCCACAAATACCAACAATGGCGCCGGTGAATTCCCGGAGTGCGTTGTCAAATCCGCGTTCGTGGAGCCAGTGCCGGGCGGCGAGGGTGTGTTTGACGCCGGGCAGGATAACGGCAGCGGCACCGGTGAGTTCAAGCGGGTGATCGATGTAGCGCACGACGACACCCGGCTCGCGGGCCAGCGGATCGAAGTCGTCGAAGTTGGCAATGGTGGGTAGACGAATCACGGCGATGATCAGGCCGTGGGCAGGCGCGACCGGCGGTTGCTCCAGTGCAACCGCATCCTCTTCGGGTAGCCCCAGGTCGTCCAGCCACGGTATGACTCCCAGCACCGGCAATCCGCTGCGCTCTTCCAGGATGGTTACGCCGTCGGCGAAGAGGGAGGGATCGCCGCGAAACCGGTTCACGATACAACCGGTGATGAGCTGCCGTTCTTCGGGTTCGAGCAGCATAAGCGTGCCCAGTAATTGGGCAAAGATACCGCCGCGATCAATGTCGCCGACCAGGATGGTTTGAGCCTGTGCATAGCGCGCAACGCGCATATTGACAATGTCGCCCGGTTTCAGGTTGAGTTCAACCGGACTACCGGCACCCTCGGCGATGACCAGATCATACGTTGCCCGCAGATGGTCCAGGTTGCGGGTTACGACCGACCAGAGCTGGGCTTTGCGTTGCCAGAAATCGGTCGCTGTCAGGCTTTGCCAGGGCCGGCCTTCGACGATGATCTGGCTGCGCCGCTGGCCTTCGGGCTTGATGAGAATGGGATTCATCGCCACTGTCGGCGCGATGCCGGCAGCAGCGGCCTGGACAGCCGTGCTGCGGGCGATCTCTTTGCCGTCGGCGGTGACGGCAGCGTTGTTGCTCATGTTTTGGGCTTTGAACGGTGCTACTCGAAGTCCGCGCCGATAGGCCAACCGGCAGAGGGCGGTGACCAGGGTGCTCTTGCCAACTGATGATGCAGTTCCGACGACCATGAGTACAGGCGCTTGCATTGTCAATCCTCTCGTTTGTAACAGCGCGGGCTTATACCTGAGTTCTGGCGTGGACATCGCGCCAGGCTGCCAGTAACCGGGCATTCTCGGATGGGCGTCGGGGCGCAACCCGCACCCATTCCGGTAACCCGAACGATGTACAGTCGCGCACAACGCACCCGCGCACCAGCAGTTGCTGGCGGGTCAGTGCCGCATTGTCGCAATGGACAAGCATAAACGGCAGATGGGCGCGCCAGACGGTCAGGCCGATCTGGCGCAGGTTTTGGGCCAGTTCGCTGCTGGCATCCCATAGCGCCGGGAGCGTGGTGGCAAGAAAGCCGGTATCGTGCAGCATCGCTGCGGCGGCAGCCTGCGCTGCACTGCTCACGCTCCACGCCGGTTGGAAGCGGGCAGTTGCGGCTATCACGTCGGGATCGGCAATCATGTAGCCAATGCGGAGGCCGGCAACCGCATAGCTTTTGGTGAGCGAGTAGATACGGATCAGGCGCGACGGGCTGTTGTGGTCGAGTGGATCGTGACCGGTCTCGTCACGACCCAACGCCAGATAGGCCCGGTCGAGGATGAGCCAGCCTTGATGAAGTGCGCAGGTATGAGCCAGTTCTGTGATCGTCGTTACCGACAGATTGACCCCGGTGGGATTGTTGGGGGAGCACAGCCAGATCAGCCGTGGACGCAGTCGTTCGATGGTGAGCAGGAGTTCGGCGAGATCGGGTTGGAAGCCGTTGCCAACGGTGCTCCGTATCTCGATCACCCGCATGCCGGCCAGGTGTGAGGCGTAGGCGTATTCGCCGTAGGTTGGGGCTACGACCAGAGCTGTGGCACCGGGTTCACCGAGGGCACGGGCTACCAGGTGGATCAGCTCATTCGCCCCGTTTCCCACCAGAACGGCCTCCGGCTGACAGTGATGGATGGCTGCCAGATGCCTGCGCAGGTGCAGACAACTGCGATCAGGGTAGGGGGCTGGATTGAGGGTACGCAGCGCCTGTAGAACCGATTCTGGTGGCCCGAAGGGGTTGATGTTGCTGCTGAAGTCGATCAGATGGTCGGCGCGCAGGCCAAGCCGGGCCAGTTCAGCCTCGTCGAGCGCACCGTGCACTACCGGTTTGTACGCATCCATGCTGCCTCCAGAGAGCGTAATTCGACTGGTATGCCGCATACCACCAGATAGACTTCGGCGGCGGCGGCGGCGATCTGCTGATTGACCCGACCCAGGAGATCGCGATAATGCCGGCCAAGCGGGTACGCCGGCACAATCCCCATCCCGACCTCGTTCGTGACCGCAACAAAGGTGAGGTTGCGGCTGGCAATGGTGGCCAGCATCGCGGTGATTTCGTCATCAATCGCCGGTTCCGGTGCCGCTTCGTGGGCCAGCAAGAGGTTACTCACCAGCAGCGCCAGGCAGTCGAGTAAGACGACTGTGCCGGGCGGGAGATCGGTAAGCACACTGGCCACGCCGGTCGGGGCTTCGATGGTGTGCCAGGTATCCGGGCGACGGGCACGGTGGTGGGCAATCCGTTCGCGCATTTCATCGTCGCCGGCAGTGGCAGTGGCGATGTAGACGATCTGTTCGCTCAGCCGGGCCGCATAGTGTTCGGCACAGCGACTCTTGCCACTGCGGGCGCCGCCGGTGAAAAGAACAATCTGACTCATACAGCATCTCCCCGGTTGGTATATCGCTCTTCCTTCTGGCCGGTCTGATACCGGCCTGCCGCCGCCACGAATCGCGTCGCCGCCTGTGGGCAGCTCAGAAAGTGCAGATGAATGTACGACGCCAGGGTTTGACCATTGACAATGCCTTCCGTTGCGGATTGTGGTCGCAAAGCGTCGGGCAGACAGGTGTAGAGGGGAGTGACAGTTGGCGGACGCTCTTCCCACACCGAGTAGTGAAACTCGTGGCCGCGGATGGTCTCGCCGGCGTGCCAGAGCCAGGTATCGGTTTGGGCAACGACCGTGCGGTAGCCGAGGGTCAGACGGCGGGTCATTCGTGAGTGACCGGGCAAGAGACCGACCATTGGAAAGGTCTGGCCGTGCTGATCGATCAGAGATTCGGTCAGGTACATCAGTCCGCCGCACTCGGCGTATACCGGCATGCCGCTTGCGGCTGCGGTACGTATCGCGTCACGCAGAGATTGGTTCGCACTCAGTTGCGCAGCGTAGAGTTCGGGAAACCCACCACACAGGTAGATCGCGGCAGTCGCTGCCGGTAGTGCCCTGTCGTGCAAGGGGCTGAAGAAGGCCAGGCGGGCACCGGCAGCTTCCAGCAGGTCGAGGTTGTCGGGATAGATAAAGTTGAAGGCTTCGTCGCGGGCCACGGCGATGACCGGTCTGTTGCTCTGATCGGTTGCGGTGACGGTCGGGAGCGGCGGGATGGTAAGGGGCGGAGCGCTACGGGCAATCGCGAGCAGACGATCAAGATCGACGGTAGCCGCAATTCGGTTGGTGACCGCAGTTAACCACTCTTGCCAATGCCCAGGCTCGGCCACCGGCACCAGCCCCAGATGGCGTTCGGGTAATGTCAACCCTTCAGCCCGTTCAAGGTACCCCAACACCGGCACCCCAATCGTCTGTTCAATGGCCGTCTGAATGATGGTAGCGTGGCGTGGGCTACCGACTCGATTCAAAATGACCCCGCCGATATGCAGCCGGCGGTCGAAGTCGCGCAGACCGGCAACCAGCGCGGCAGCCGTGCGCGCCATCGCTCTGGCATCGAGCACGATGATCACCGGGGTTGCCGTCAAGCGGGCAATGTGAGCACTACTGCCGGTGTCATCGTCGGTACCGTAGCCGTCGAAGAGACCCATGACGCCTTCGATGAGCGCCAGATCGGCATCGCCACTCCGGCGGGCCAGGATGCCGGCGATCTGATCGACAGGCATCAGCCAGGAGTCAAGGTTGTGGCAGGGTCGTTCAGCAGCCAGCGCATGGTAACCGGGGTCGATATAGTCCGGGCCGCACTTGAAGGGTGCAATCCGCAAGCCGCGTTGCCGGAGGGCACCAATCAAACCGGCAGTCAACGTCGTTTTGCCGCTCCCGCTCATCGGTGCGGCGAGCAACAGTCGGGGAAGCTGCATCGCATGTACTCCGTCTATTCCGCTCGTTATCCATGGCTAATGGGTGCGGTATCGCTACTCTTCCCACAGCATGGCGTCGCCAGGAGATCGGGCAGGGTTGTACCAGGCAAGTCGATCTGCCAGCGCCGCAACCTCTCCCACCACCAGCACCGCGGGCGGTGGGAGCTGGATCAGCCGTTGCTGGTCGCAAAGGGTTGCCAGCGTTGCCCGCAAGGTTGCCTGTTGGGATGTGGCACCCCGGCTGATCAGTGCTGCCGGAGTGTCGGGATTGCGTCCGGCAGCGATCAGGGCCGAACAGACCTGTTCAAGCCGACCGAGGGCCATCAGTACGACCACGGTTGGCGAGGCGGCCAGGAGTGACCAACTGATGCCGCTGCAACCGTGTGGGGTCGCTTCATGGCCGGAGACAACGGTGAAGGCAGTCGCTACGCCGCGCCACGTCAGCGGAATGCCAGCGTACAGAGGAACGGCCAGGGCCGATGACACGCCGGGAACGATCTCGAAGGGTAGACCGGCGGCGGCCAGGGCAGCCGCTTCTTCGGCGACGTGGGCGAAGACGCCGGGATCGCCACCCTTCAAGCGCACCACCTGTAAGCCTTCGCGCACCAAGCGCACCAGCGTCTCGTTGATCCCATCCTGACGAAAGGCGTGGTGGCCTGGCCTTTTCCCGACAAAGATGCGTTCGGCGTGAGCCGGTGCTTCGTCGAGCAGGGCAGCGGCGATCAGCCGGTCGTAGAGCACGACATCAGCCTGGCGCAACACCGTCAACCCACGCACTGTGATCAGATCGGCGCGACCGGGGCCGGCGCCGACAAGGTATGCTTTACCGCTCATGGTTGTGAACTCCAATGCTGTCTAGCCAATCGGCGATTGCATCGCGCAAGGCAACGGCCCGACCTGGGGCTGTGCCGGCGCTGCTCACCGTAATCGTGATCCCGCCACTGCGATAGATTGCCGGAACGTGAAAATCGCCTTCGTCTGGGGCATCGGCGACATTGCAGAGTGCGCCGGCGGCAATCGCCGCCGCAGCGATGCGGGCATTGACTGCACGATCATTGGTGGCGGCGAAGACCAACCGGGCACCGGTGAGGTCGCCGGACTGGTATGTGCGCCGTTCCCAGATCAGGCGCCCTTCCTGCGCCCACGCCATCAGTTGGTCGGTTGCGGTTGGGCTGATGAGCCGTACCGGTATGCCGGCGGCCAGCAAGCCACGGACTTTGCGTTCGCCAACCGCACCACCACCAATCACCACTGCCGGCATGTGGGCCGGTTTGGTGATCACAATCGGGTAATCTGTTGTTTTGTTTGACATAAGAAAGTCTGACGGTCGGGCTGGTTGGGTCGTGTAGCCACGCGGGGTGACGACGTGGCCGGCCAGATGAAAGCTCTGACTGTTCCCAATTAGCACCAGGGTCAGCATGTCGGCCTGTTGCGGATCGGCGTCGGCCAGGGTGGTTATCGTAATCTGTTCGTCTTCGCGACTCACCTGCCGGCCAAAGACGACCGGTGTCGTTGCCGGTCGGTGGTCGCGCAGGATAGAGAGTGCTGTGGCCAGTTGCCAGTTTCGACCCTGCGAGCGGGGGTTGTATAGGGCAACGACAAAGTCGGCATGTGCCGCAGCTCGTAGCCGGCGTTCGATCAGAGGCCATGGCGTGAGCAGGTCGCTCAGGCTGATCAGGCAGAGATCGTGGTTGATCGGAGCGCCGATGCGGGCGGCCAGTGCCTGAAATGCGCTCACCCCCGGAATGACCTCGACTTGTGGGTGTCGCCCATCCCAGCCGCCGGCCTGAAGGTTCTCGAAGACCGGTGCGGCCATAGCGTAGATGCCGATGTCTCCGCTGCTGATCAGCGCCACCCGCCGCCCGCTGCGGGCCAGCTCAATGGCGTGGCGCGCTCGCCCCATCTCGTCACCCATCGCCGGTGTTGCGATAACTTCCTGGTCTGGACGCAGCAGGGGCCGGATCAGATCGATGTAGCGGGCATAACCGGTGATGACCTCGGCTTTGATCAGGGCCAGTCGCGCCGCTTCGGTCAGGTGGGCGAGATCGCCAGGGCCGATGCTGACCAGGGTGAGCTGGCCGGTCGGTGTGGTGTCGCTACCGAACGTTGCCTGCTGCAAAGCAACAGCGACGGTGCAACGGGCAAAGCGCTGTTTCGGTACCAGCAGTGGCCCCTGCGCGACCAGGGTGGCGCAGGGTTCGGCCACACCGGGAATATCGAAGCGACTGGCCGCACTGGGGCTAAAGGCTGTCGGGTCAAGGGTCTGGAGCTGAGCAGTTGTGACGATAGTGAGCGGTACACCGAGTTGCCGCGCCAGATCGCTGATGCCGGCTTCGTCAGCCTTGAGATCGGCGGTCGCAATAGTTGCCACGCACTCCGGGGCAAGATCGGCGGTCGCCAGGGTCGCGGAGACGGCGGTAGCGAGTTCGTGTACCGGTACATCGCGCCGACACCCGATCCCGATCACCAGTACCGGAGGCATGTACCGCAACCCTTTATCGCGTAGTTTGTGCCACAGCGGATCGAGGCGACGGTGTGAGACAACAATGGCTGCTGCGAAGC
This genomic window from Chloroflexus aurantiacus J-10-fl contains:
- a CDS encoding ferredoxin:protochlorophyllide reductase (ATP-dependent) subunit B, with protein sequence MRLAYWMYEGTAHHGVGRIANSMRNVHAVFHAPQGDDYVNAIFAMLDRTPNFPAMTTSVVSGTDLARGTIRLPDTLRQVEERVHPDLIVVVASCSTILLQENLEIAAQHAGLQCEVMVYDANPYRMQEIVAAESLFTDLVKRFAKPQPRTERPTVNILGPASLGFHARHDLISLRRMLKTLGLEVNVVAPWGASIADLRRLPAAWLTIAPYRELGLRAAIYLEEQFGVPALLDAPIGVQPTLRWIERLRELLAQAGADVPMPPLTAFSLDGMSAPSAVPWFARTADMDSFSGKPAFVFGDATHVVGVTRFLRDELGMPIAGAGTYVKHQADWVREQLTGYVDEVLVTDEFQVVADRIAALRPELVCGTQMERHTSRRYDLNCMVISPPTHIENHLLAYRPFLGFDGADVIADEVYTTCTLGMEKHLIDLFGDAGLDLPEKTERTPVAEPAPVAATVESPQPQNEPAIAVASAPSLTSAPATPTPAAVVDPVWAADAEAMLKKVPFFVRGRVRGNVEKYARQRGHAVITAEVLLAAKEELGA
- the bchN gene encoding ferredoxin:protochlorophyllide reductase (ATP-dependent) subunit N — encoded protein: MQSKATPIREDGIYHSFCGLVSVGWLYQKIKDSFFLILGTHTCAHLLQNTLGVMIFARPRFAVSLLEESDLSSSQPDISAQIEEIKREHHPSVIFLLSSCTPEVMKVEFEGLAASVSTPEVPVLFVPASGLDYTFSQSEDSVLQALIPFCPPAPPDDKRVVFLGSVNDAIADDFSLEAARLGIPVAGFLPASHFTELPPIGPGTVIAPLQPYLHKTATQLRNERGCTVLSSLFPFGPDGTRRFWEDLAAQFGMQVDLSEREAAAWERIKHHTDLLRGKKIFFASDTLMELPLARFLKACGAEVVECSTPYINRRFHAAELAALDGVRLVEQANFHRQLRTITETKPDLIISNIITTNPLVGQGTVAKWGTEYCFLPIHGWAGVNNLVTSFTRALQRHARLDPLGSDPIWLTGMMPGSSGGVISLQS
- a CDS encoding tetratricopeptide repeat protein; translated protein: MADPDSILQLGIEAARKGEKDEARRLFRLLTREHPENIQGWLWLAGVAADREERQAALEQVLRLDPQNEMAKKGLQALGVTPKAAPPPAPPSPPPSPAPAPVSTMPDIDEDDPFAQLDALSEVMATDAGPVRRDPATPRPETTSESESPASTSAPPPRPSRAAEPPRTSRPSTSWARGSSSSKPAKPARSGGLFGGLFRRSGPPPQRGDDMDEETVPAKRGLTPLTLVLLAVLLISCIGLGFIFLSQRNQVATPSPAQATSQAATSIAATTEASLAPTTPTEPQPEPTTAPTEEPTPEPTPEPTLEPIPPTPDPALANPTLVSPGTELTSNGWAYDFNQPTYAAPIIGPLNGITPNNGRFVVVLVFVRNTTGQDQPVPLDFFVLKDAQGRVWTPRLDASDAYLIRGINADLSHSEPVPADGFVRSVAILFDVAPDATDLVFFARSNPDQGWLVLPRV
- a CDS encoding tetratricopeptide repeat protein, whose translation is MGDLTPDDLEQWLTRGALAARRGDFVMARRIFRALSRRAPAERRVWIGLARVAESAAEREEALRRAGVANAVLQPLPPDLHQRAGAALHPTQQSLPVASSLNIDAIPPSPSVSDTAVMQPQQVVSPQTLPQPQAVTPVTDQQTRWRGWWLLVVLLVLGGWLIVMLAGQLFEAAPSVATPPTQSAIGPLPSPLSVQTIAVTVPVPTPSPPPPTPLPLPSPSPVPDTNPFGQFVAYDGWQISLLRPDDVVVVDGALGLLQSDGRLLIALIAVSNEASRERTLPSGLFTIEDDTGQRYYPLPGASLRYLDQFGRGLYGDLALEDQFTAQSGLRSVPLVFELPRQRTPVRLWVGDKGWQLR